A stretch of DNA from Candidatus Zixiibacteriota bacterium:
AGCGTCCCGAATTTGTACCCCATAGCATAGAGGCCGGTCATGGAAATATTGCCGTACTGTTTGACAAAGTACCGGTCCGATGCCTGCACGATATAGGCGCTGATATTTGAAGGTATCAACGGGAGGCCGAATTTCAACATTTCCTTGAGAAGCTTGTAATCGACTCGGAACCCGGTCTGTTTGAGAGTGAAAATATTTAACACGACTGTGAATATTAGATGCGCCAGAAGGTTTGACATAAGTATCCCGTAGACCCCCATTTTGGCGAAAACCACAAAGTAGATATTCATCCCCAGGCCGGCCGCAGTCATCATCACTTTGGTAATCATGTACTGGAACGATTTCTGCCTCACTCTCATGTAGGCATAGACAATCGGCAGAACTATTCCCAGGGCCAGAGTCAGCAGGGCGATTTCAAACAGATCGGCATATTCGGCCGAATCAAGCACCAGCCTGGCCATCGGGCTCGCAAAGGGAATCATCGCCAGAATAACGGCAAAGACCATCGCGCCGTACCCGATAATGGCGGTGCTGATTACTTTCTTGCGCTGACCTTCATCGGCATAATCAAAATAAAACCGCCCCACCGCCGCCTCGACTCCCAACCCTACAACCAGAGAAATGATGCTTGTGGTCATGTAGATTAGTTCCATGATGCCATAGTCGGAGGGGGTCAAAAAACGAGTATAGACCGGAAGCATCAGGAAACCGACCATCCGGTCAAGCACATTAGACAGCCCGTAAATGACCGAATGCCGGGCGATTAACTTGGCTTCACTGGCGACAGACTTAACCATAGACGATTATTAAATAGTTACTGTTTCCCAATTACAAAATCTCAAACGGATAAATATTTCTATTTATCAATTATTGCCGAATATATAGATTATCGGCAATTTCGGTCATTCTTTTCGGACACTAATATACGCCGCTCGAGACGGTTTTGGGAAAAAACAATCGGCGGAAATAAGGCCGGTCTCAATATTATCTTTCGGTCAATCCCCGGCCGATCGGCCGGGGATTTCCAGGAATACCGCTCGCAATTGCTATTGGCAGATAGGTGGACGACCGCCCTTATATAGAGCATTTATCAAATATGTCACATCTGCCGGAGTAATCGTTCCGGAATTGTTGACATCGGCGGCATCGAATGAAAATGGCGGCGGGCCATTCTTGTACAGAAAAGTGAGAAGATATCCGATGTCCATGACATTTATTAGATCATCGCCGTTGACATCACCGCAAAGTACATCGCAGGTGTCGCAGAGCGAACTATCACCGGCGGTCTTGGTCAGCGTAATAACAACCGGCGACGAGATGGCCGAGACCCGATAGGAAATCGAGGCGCTGTCCGTGCCTTTTTTCGCTTTGATGGCAAAGAGATTATAAAGAAGCGAGTCAGAAACCCGCGACTGCCACCAGTATGTGGCCGGGCCGCTGACCACTCCGGTGGCGCCGGTAAATCCCGCCAGAATTGTGCGCCGGTAGTTATTGCTGACCTGCACGGAAGCCCCCGCCACCGGCAGTCCGTTGTTACCCACCACCTTTACCCTGATTGTCCTCTGCAACCCCAATTCCATCTGCCCCTGCGCCGAACAGGAGATGATGATATTTGTATCCGAGGCCCCGCCCTCGTAAACTATATCGCGGGCGAAGTTCCGGGAACAGTCAAAATTGTTGCAAAGATGTCCCACATGAAACGTCTGAGGGGAATAGGCCGGTGAAAGGAATTTGAGTGTGTCGCCGTACAAGGTAATTCCCTTTGCCCCGTCGTTTATTTCGCCGTATTTCACCAGAATATTATCGCTTTCGATTCGGTTATAGCGAAATATCAGGGTGGTATCATAGATCATGACAGCATCGAAAACCACGCCATAGGCGGTGACCCCGGCCGTAAGCGATTTGGCCCGAAAAGTATTCTTCTCAATAATGTTGAACGTATTGACAACGCCGTCATTTTCTCCCGCCGAATACCGAAACGGGGTCACCGAACGCCCATAACTTGGCGAAGCTATGTTGGCATCCCCGGTCGCAGTAATCGTGTTATTGTAGACATAGACATGATGACAGCCGTTTCTTATCCTCAGGGCATGAGTTTCCATCTGATTTTC
This window harbors:
- a CDS encoding oligosaccharide flippase family protein is translated as MVKSVASEAKLIARHSVIYGLSNVLDRMVGFLMLPVYTRFLTPSDYGIMELIYMTTSIISLVVGLGVEAAVGRFYFDYADEGQRKKVISTAIIGYGAMVFAVILAMIPFASPMARLVLDSAEYADLFEIALLTLALGIVLPIVYAYMRVRQKSFQYMITKVMMTAAGLGMNIYFVVFAKMGVYGILMSNLLAHLIFTVVLNIFTLKQTGFRVDYKLLKEMLKFGLPLIPSNISAYIVQASDRYFVKQYGNISMTGLYAMGYKFGTLVNQFVTSPFIQIWSPRRFEYFGKEGYELIYARIFTYFCILSLFAGLLISLLSKEIIRFMATEPFWAAYKVVPIVTLAYIIFSFHYHFNVGIMMKKATKYIAYVNVTNGILNLVLNFILIKKYTIWGAAVATLLCFIFKSSMTYYYSNRLYKIRMEWRRIVMLFATAFALFFAAFFIETGSIWVNLLCKGAIGLSFPLVLYFARFFTDEEIKRIKHIIKTRKLEFE
- a CDS encoding dockerin type I repeat-containing protein, coding for MRGILVIGLILVGMAAQAGQHVVTSLPWTFRSGDHSSDLWDTVTIAGTKLSSAADGLIFTPDYHLPLHHWYINLGKDTLEFGTAGGSNLEGIVINSIAGYPFHDIVVEGGWIIHKPPRNNDSTIKYNNCFEFGGSDLLVKNVNMRAAGWSGKCVTGNGYDIEIDGGTFLSDVSYYDSRCQFDALIMDLDGSFDSAFAAANGHSYNLRVHGVTIYKAPHAGIRMASSGTSRGVFQIYDCNLQGDARNLKYSSYSGTCASSSNPYMIALSRPGGGTDIHHNVIASGTTYGGCRGILVEHAAGNEADYVRIHDNNISIHEGPNVEYSENQMETHALRIRNGCHHVYVYNNTITATGDANIASPSYGRSVTPFRYSAGENDGVVNTFNIIEKNTFRAKSLTAGVTAYGVVFDAVMIYDTTLIFRYNRIESDNILVKYGEINDGAKGITLYGDTLKFLSPAYSPQTFHVGHLCNNFDCSRNFARDIVYEGGASDTNIIISCSAQGQMELGLQRTIRVKVVGNNGLPVAGASVQVSNNYRRTILAGFTGATGVVSGPATYWWQSRVSDSLLYNLFAIKAKKGTDSASISYRVSAISSPVVITLTKTAGDSSLCDTCDVLCGDVNGDDLINVMDIGYLLTFLYKNGPPPFSFDAADVNNSGTITPADVTYLINALYKGGRPPICQ